The Frondihabitans australicus genome includes a region encoding these proteins:
- a CDS encoding ATP-dependent helicase translates to MADVLDRFSDATATWFRGAFARPTLAQQGAWEAISSGQNALVIAPTGSGKTLASFLWSIDRLATAPPPESKEHRTRVLYISPLKALGVDVERNLRSPLVGVTQTARRLGTAAPEITVGVRSGDTTAADRRLLQRTPPDILITTPESLYLMLTSQARESLRGVETVIVDEVHAVASTKRGAHLALSLERLDDLLEKPAQRIGLSATVRPPDEVARFLAGRAPVTVVAPASEKRFDLRVVVPVDDMTELGTAPPLEGSAAGQAPQGSIWPHVEEGIVDLILQHRSTIVFANSRRLAERLTARLNDIYLERLGIAEPVPELVGAGAEAAASPIGSPPAQLMGGSGQTQGSEPLLARAHHGSVSKDQRALIEDDLKSGRLRCVVATSSLELGIDMGAVDLVVQVESPPSVASGLQRVGRAGHQVGEVSRGVLFPKHRADLIHSAVAAERMVAGLIEELEVPANPLDVLAQQTVAAVAVDEVDADEWFETVRRSAPFQNLPRSAYDATLDLLSGKYPSDEFAELRPRVVWDRVHGTLTARPGAQRLAVTSGGTIPDRGLFGVFMVGERAARVGELDEEMVYESRVGDVFALGATSWRIEDITHDRVLVSPAFGQPGRVPFWKGDGIGRPAELGEAIGAYTRELANASPADATARVLEGGLDERAANNLLAFIAEQQSVAGHVPTDTTLVVERFRDELGDWRLILHSPYGMRVHAPWALAVSGRIRDRLGIDGSAMAADDGIVVRIPDTDAEPPGAALFTFERDELDAIVTDEVGGSALFASRFRECAARALLLPRYNPGKRSPLWQQRQRASQLLDVARKYPSFPIVLETVREVLQDVYDLPALMHLTDRLERREIRVVETETEVPSPFAKSLLFGYVAAFLYEGDSPLAEKRAAALSLDSTLLSELLGRAELRELLDAGVIEQTELELQRLLPDRRARDIEGVVDLLRLLGPLSTDEILDRSWLAASLTSTDPGDQAEGAGAASRTAATRDLVAALDDLARANRLLRFTHAGVERWAGVEDASRLRDALGVNLPIGVPSAFVEPVDDPLGDLVGRYARTHAPFAPAEVAARLGLGTAVVLDILRRLAVEKRVVEGEFRPDRQGSEWCDAEVLRRLRSRSLAALRHEVEPVSHDTLGRFLPEWQHVATGRKGSGLRGLDGVLQVVDQLSGVALPASAWESLILPARITDYSPAMLDELTATGEVIWGGAGSLPGGDGWVGLHLADGAQVTLPEPIGSETTELQREILGALAGGGAYFFRQLADAVGATAAQPLLDKDLETAIWDLVWQGQITNDTFAPLRVQAGGRPPRPRTPSRSRASYRGRVPRSAMPRQSGPPTVGGRWSLLPLAEPDATVRAAAQAELLLERHGVVTRGAVQNEGVRGGFSTVYKVLSGFEETGRARRGYFVEGLGAAQFATGPTVDRLRTFVLDDAERASTADMSPSGSPGDSVAGRGRTVPVVTLAATDPANPYGAALPWPAAGPSGANGGGTDETNAGVGGDSPRGHRPGRKAGAMVVLVDGRLTLFIERGGKSVLSFGDPASLDLARAAASLADVVRTRIGRLAVERVDGEFVLGTPLGDALREAGFSPTPSGLRLRQ, encoded by the coding sequence ATGGCAGACGTCCTCGACCGCTTCTCCGACGCTACGGCGACGTGGTTCCGCGGTGCCTTCGCGCGGCCCACGCTGGCGCAGCAGGGCGCGTGGGAGGCGATCTCGTCGGGGCAGAACGCCCTCGTCATCGCGCCGACCGGCTCCGGCAAGACGCTGGCGTCGTTCCTCTGGTCGATCGACCGGCTGGCGACCGCGCCGCCGCCCGAGTCCAAGGAGCACCGCACGCGGGTGCTCTACATCTCCCCGCTGAAGGCGCTCGGCGTCGACGTGGAGCGCAACCTCCGGTCGCCGCTCGTCGGCGTAACTCAGACCGCCCGGCGGCTCGGCACGGCGGCACCCGAGATCACGGTGGGGGTGCGGTCGGGCGACACCACGGCGGCGGATCGCCGGCTCCTGCAGCGCACGCCCCCCGACATCCTCATCACGACGCCCGAGTCGCTCTACCTCATGCTCACCTCGCAGGCCCGCGAGAGCCTGCGAGGCGTCGAGACCGTCATCGTCGACGAGGTGCACGCCGTCGCGTCGACGAAGCGCGGCGCCCACCTCGCCCTCTCGCTCGAGCGCCTCGACGACCTGCTCGAGAAGCCCGCACAGCGCATCGGCCTGTCGGCCACGGTGCGTCCGCCCGACGAGGTGGCGCGGTTCCTCGCGGGTCGAGCGCCCGTCACCGTGGTGGCTCCGGCCTCCGAGAAGCGCTTCGACCTGCGGGTCGTCGTGCCGGTCGACGACATGACCGAGCTCGGCACGGCCCCGCCGCTCGAGGGGTCGGCGGCGGGTCAGGCGCCGCAGGGGTCGATCTGGCCGCACGTCGAGGAGGGTATCGTCGATCTGATCCTGCAGCACCGCTCGACCATCGTCTTCGCGAACTCGCGGCGGCTGGCCGAGCGGCTCACCGCGCGGCTCAACGACATCTACCTCGAGCGCCTCGGCATCGCCGAGCCGGTGCCCGAGCTGGTGGGCGCCGGAGCAGAGGCTGCGGCCAGCCCGATCGGCTCGCCCCCGGCTCAACTCATGGGCGGCTCCGGCCAGACCCAGGGCTCCGAGCCGCTGCTCGCCCGCGCGCACCACGGCTCGGTGAGCAAAGACCAGCGCGCCCTCATCGAGGACGACCTCAAGAGCGGCCGACTCCGCTGCGTCGTCGCCACCTCGTCGCTCGAGCTCGGCATCGACATGGGCGCGGTCGACCTCGTCGTCCAGGTCGAGTCGCCGCCGTCCGTGGCGAGCGGGCTTCAGCGCGTCGGCCGCGCCGGCCACCAGGTCGGCGAGGTGTCGCGCGGCGTGCTCTTCCCGAAGCACCGGGCCGACCTGATCCACTCCGCCGTCGCCGCCGAGCGCATGGTCGCGGGGCTCATCGAAGAGCTCGAGGTGCCGGCGAACCCGCTCGACGTCCTGGCCCAGCAGACGGTCGCGGCCGTCGCCGTCGACGAGGTCGACGCCGACGAGTGGTTCGAGACCGTGCGCCGCAGCGCGCCGTTCCAGAACCTTCCGCGCTCCGCGTACGACGCCACGCTCGACCTGCTGAGCGGCAAGTATCCGAGCGACGAGTTCGCCGAGCTGCGGCCGCGCGTCGTGTGGGATCGCGTGCACGGCACCCTCACCGCCCGGCCGGGAGCCCAGCGGCTCGCGGTGACGAGCGGCGGCACCATCCCCGACCGAGGTCTCTTCGGCGTGTTCATGGTGGGCGAGAGGGCCGCCCGCGTCGGCGAACTCGACGAGGAGATGGTGTACGAGTCGCGCGTCGGCGACGTCTTCGCCCTCGGCGCCACCAGCTGGCGGATCGAGGACATCACGCACGACCGCGTGCTCGTCTCCCCCGCGTTCGGCCAGCCGGGCCGCGTGCCGTTCTGGAAGGGCGACGGCATCGGCCGCCCCGCCGAGCTCGGCGAGGCGATCGGCGCGTACACGCGCGAGCTGGCGAACGCGTCGCCGGCCGACGCCACGGCCCGCGTGCTCGAGGGCGGCCTCGACGAGCGCGCGGCGAACAACCTCCTCGCGTTCATCGCCGAGCAGCAGAGCGTCGCCGGGCACGTGCCGACCGACACCACCCTGGTCGTCGAGAGGTTCCGCGACGAGCTCGGCGACTGGCGCCTGATCCTGCATTCCCCCTACGGCATGCGCGTGCACGCGCCGTGGGCGCTCGCGGTCTCGGGCCGCATCCGCGACCGCCTCGGCATCGACGGCTCGGCGATGGCCGCCGACGACGGCATCGTGGTGCGGATCCCCGACACCGACGCCGAGCCGCCCGGCGCAGCCCTTTTCACCTTCGAGCGCGACGAGCTCGACGCGATCGTCACCGACGAGGTCGGCGGATCGGCCCTGTTCGCCTCGCGGTTCCGCGAGTGTGCCGCGCGCGCCCTGCTGCTGCCGCGCTACAACCCGGGCAAGCGGTCGCCGCTCTGGCAGCAGCGGCAGCGCGCCTCGCAGCTGCTCGACGTCGCCCGCAAGTACCCGTCCTTCCCGATCGTGCTCGAGACCGTGCGCGAGGTCCTGCAGGACGTCTACGACCTCCCGGCCCTCATGCACCTCACCGACCGCCTCGAGCGTCGCGAGATCCGCGTGGTCGAGACCGAGACCGAGGTGCCGTCGCCGTTCGCCAAGTCGCTGCTCTTCGGATACGTCGCGGCGTTCCTCTACGAGGGCGACTCGCCGCTCGCCGAGAAGCGCGCGGCGGCGCTCTCGCTCGACTCGACGCTGCTCTCCGAGCTGCTCGGGCGCGCGGAGCTGCGCGAGCTGCTCGACGCAGGCGTCATCGAGCAGACCGAGCTCGAGCTGCAGCGGCTCCTGCCCGATCGCCGCGCGCGCGACATCGAGGGCGTCGTCGACCTGCTGCGCCTGCTCGGGCCGCTATCGACCGACGAGATCCTCGACCGCAGCTGGCTGGCCGCATCCCTGACGTCGACCGACCCGGGCGACCAGGCCGAGGGCGCAGGAGCCGCGTCGCGCACCGCGGCCACCCGCGACCTCGTCGCTGCGCTCGACGACCTCGCCCGGGCGAACCGCCTCCTCCGCTTCACCCACGCCGGCGTCGAGAGGTGGGCCGGTGTCGAAGACGCCTCCCGCCTCCGCGACGCCCTCGGCGTGAACCTCCCGATCGGCGTGCCGTCGGCCTTCGTCGAGCCCGTCGACGACCCCCTCGGCGACCTGGTCGGCCGCTACGCCCGCACGCACGCGCCGTTCGCCCCGGCCGAGGTGGCCGCGCGACTCGGCCTCGGCACGGCCGTCGTCCTCGACATCCTTCGACGTCTCGCCGTCGAGAAGCGCGTGGTCGAGGGCGAGTTCCGGCCCGACCGGCAGGGCAGCGAGTGGTGCGACGCCGAGGTGCTGCGGCGCCTCCGGAGCCGCTCACTGGCGGCGCTCCGCCACGAGGTCGAGCCGGTGTCGCACGACACGCTCGGCCGGTTCCTGCCGGAGTGGCAGCACGTGGCGACGGGGCGCAAGGGCTCCGGGCTGCGCGGGCTCGACGGGGTGCTGCAGGTGGTCGACCAGCTGTCGGGCGTGGCGCTGCCCGCCTCGGCGTGGGAGTCTCTGATCCTGCCCGCCCGGATCACCGACTACTCGCCGGCGATGCTCGACGAGCTGACCGCCACCGGGGAGGTCATCTGGGGCGGGGCCGGCTCGCTTCCGGGCGGCGACGGCTGGGTGGGCCTGCACCTCGCCGACGGGGCGCAGGTGACGCTGCCCGAGCCGATCGGCTCGGAGACGACCGAGCTTCAGCGCGAGATCCTCGGGGCGCTGGCCGGGGGCGGGGCGTACTTCTTCCGGCAGCTGGCCGACGCGGTCGGTGCCACGGCCGCTCAGCCGCTGCTCGACAAAGACCTCGAGACGGCGATCTGGGACCTCGTGTGGCAGGGGCAGATCACCAACGACACGTTCGCGCCGCTGCGCGTGCAGGCGGGCGGCCGGCCGCCCCGACCTCGCACGCCGAGCCGCTCTCGGGCTTCGTACCGCGGCCGCGTGCCCCGGTCGGCGATGCCCCGGCAGTCGGGGCCGCCGACCGTCGGCGGGCGATGGTCGCTGCTGCCGCTCGCCGAGCCCGACGCCACGGTCCGCGCCGCGGCGCAGGCCGAGCTGCTGCTGGAGCGCCATGGCGTGGTCACGCGCGGCGCCGTGCAGAACGAAGGCGTGCGCGGCGGATTCTCGACGGTCTACAAGGTGCTCTCGGGCTTCGAGGAGACAGGTCGGGCCCGTCGCGGGTACTTCGTGGAGGGCCTCGGCGCGGCGCAGTTCGCGACCGGGCCGACGGTCGACCGGCTGCGAACGTTCGTGCTCGACGACGCCGAGCGCGCGAGCACGGCCGACATGTCGCCCAGCGGGTCGCCGGGCGATTCGGTCGCCGGGCGCGGCCGCACGGTGCCGGTCGTCACGCTGGCCGCGACCGACCCCGCGAACCCGTACGGCGCAGCGCTGCCGTGGCCCGCGGCCGGGCCGTCGGGCGCGAACGGAGGTGGCACCGACGAGACGAACGCCGGCGTGGGCGGCGACAGCCCGCGCGGGCATCGTCCCGGCCGCAAGGCGGGTGCGATGGTCGTTCTCGTCGACGGGCGTCTGACGCTGTTCATCGAGCGGGGAGGGAAGAGCGTGCTGAGTTTCGGCGATCCTGCGTCCCTCGATCTGGCCCGGGCGGCCGCCTCGCTCGCAGACGTCGTGCGCACGAGGATCGGTCGGCTCGCCGTGGAGCGCGTCGACGGCGAGTTCGTGCTGGGCACGCCCCTCGGCGACGCCCTGCGCGAGGCCGGCTTCTCGCCCACCCCCTCCGGCCTGCGGCTGCGCCAGTGA
- a CDS encoding DNA-formamidopyrimidine glycosylase family protein, producing the protein MPEGDTVYRAAKNLDAVLRGQTLTKSDFRVPAFATVDLTGRAVDEVLSVGKHLLHRIGDVTLHTHLKMEGSWHVYRHGTTWKRPAYQARVVLETADWVAVGFDLGIVELVPRDDEESAVGYLGPDLLGPGWDSEVAVANLVRDPDREIGLALLDQRNLAGIGNVYRNELCFLRGVLPTRPVREVENVPKMVDLAYRLLQANKDRVDRTTTGQLRGQTDWVYGRAGRPCRRCGTKIRRGTLGESELELRDTYWCPRCQT; encoded by the coding sequence GTGCCTGAGGGCGACACCGTCTACCGGGCGGCGAAGAACCTCGACGCCGTGCTGCGCGGGCAGACGCTGACGAAGAGCGACTTCCGGGTGCCCGCGTTCGCCACGGTCGACCTCACCGGGCGGGCCGTCGACGAGGTGCTGAGCGTCGGCAAGCATCTTCTGCACAGGATCGGCGACGTCACCCTGCACACGCACCTCAAGATGGAGGGCTCGTGGCACGTGTACCGGCACGGCACGACGTGGAAGCGCCCTGCCTACCAGGCCCGCGTCGTGCTCGAGACGGCCGACTGGGTGGCCGTCGGCTTCGACCTCGGCATCGTCGAGCTGGTGCCGCGCGACGACGAGGAGTCGGCGGTCGGCTACCTCGGGCCCGACCTGCTCGGCCCGGGGTGGGACTCCGAGGTCGCCGTCGCGAATCTCGTCCGCGACCCCGACCGTGAGATCGGCCTCGCGCTGCTCGACCAGCGGAACCTGGCGGGCATCGGCAACGTGTACCGGAACGAGCTGTGCTTCTTGCGCGGTGTGCTGCCGACACGGCCGGTGCGGGAGGTCGAGAACGTGCCGAAGATGGTCGACCTGGCGTACCGGCTCCTGCAGGCCAACAAGGACCGCGTCGACCGGACCACGACCGGGCAGCTGCGGGGTCAGACCGACTGGGTCTACGGGCGGGCCGGGCGGCCCTGTCGGCGGTGTGGCACGAAGATCAGACGGGGCACGTTGGGCGAGTCGGAATTAGAGCTGCGCGACACCTATTGGTGTCCCCGCTGCCAGACGTAG
- a CDS encoding DUF1304 domain-containing protein, which yields MVIAAQLVAALAALLHIVFFLFESVFWTRPAIFARFGIGSQQEADTIRPMAYNQGFYNLALAVGVIVGIAMLETHGGSLIVAKTLVIFGTACMCVAGIVLATTGRSYRQAAAIQFVPAVVALILASLVPA from the coding sequence ATGGTGATCGCAGCTCAGCTCGTGGCCGCACTCGCGGCGCTGCTGCACATCGTGTTCTTCCTCTTCGAGAGCGTGTTCTGGACGCGCCCGGCGATCTTCGCCCGCTTCGGCATCGGCAGCCAGCAGGAGGCCGACACCATCCGTCCCATGGCCTACAACCAGGGCTTCTACAACCTCGCGCTCGCCGTCGGAGTGATCGTCGGCATCGCGATGCTCGAGACCCACGGCGGCTCGCTGATCGTCGCCAAGACCCTCGTCATCTTCGGCACCGCGTGCATGTGCGTGGCCGGGATCGTGCTCGCGACCACGGGTCGCTCGTACCGGCAGGCTGCCGCGATCCAGTTCGTGCCGGCCGTCGTGGCTCTCATACTCGCTTCATTGGTACCTGCGTAG
- a CDS encoding sigma-70 family RNA polymerase sigma factor encodes MVDSDEQLLRALHDEHAAPLWRYVVGLTHDTALAHDIVQETLLKAWKKPSVLDQSESSARAWLFTVARNMVIDDRRSARHLHEYPTEILPETPTADGTDDLLDAWSVADALASIGVEHRAVIVHAYYGGRSIAEISRELDIPEGTVKSRLHYGLRALRLAMQERGITR; translated from the coding sequence ATGGTCGACAGCGACGAGCAGCTGCTGCGGGCACTGCACGACGAGCACGCCGCCCCGCTGTGGCGCTACGTGGTCGGGCTCACGCACGACACCGCATTGGCGCACGACATCGTGCAGGAGACCCTGCTCAAGGCCTGGAAGAAGCCGAGCGTGCTCGACCAGAGCGAGTCGTCAGCCCGCGCCTGGCTGTTCACCGTGGCGCGCAACATGGTCATCGACGACCGCCGCAGCGCCCGGCACCTGCACGAGTACCCGACCGAGATCCTGCCCGAGACCCCGACCGCCGACGGCACCGACGACCTGCTCGACGCCTGGTCGGTCGCCGACGCCCTCGCGTCCATCGGCGTGGAGCACCGCGCCGTGATCGTCCACGCGTACTACGGCGGCCGGTCGATCGCCGAGATCTCGCGAGAGCTCGACATCCCCGAGGGCACGGTCAAGTCTCGGCTGCACTACGGTCTGAGAGCACTGAGGCTCGCGATGCAAGAAAGGGGGATCACCCGATGA
- a CDS encoding anti-sigma factor family protein codes for MSADRYADWDAAYVLGALSPAERREFEQHLTECDECSAAVTAFAAMPGLLAALPRDEALALLDADDDTEAQGAGSDIPSGWAAPVAAAPDLLPRLASRARRTRRRRLGVTIAGAAAAAALVAGAILVPPLVTHRSPTTEVALKAAVPSALAATVDFTTEHWGTSIRMNCEYYGKGEGSGSETGDSWTYGLYVTDRSGTTTRVSTWTTGPGSDVVTTGSIDTSLSQLTRVEVRSEASGAVLLSRRL; via the coding sequence ATGAGCGCCGACCGCTACGCCGACTGGGACGCCGCCTACGTGCTCGGCGCCCTCTCGCCCGCCGAGCGCCGCGAGTTCGAGCAGCACCTCACCGAGTGCGACGAGTGCTCGGCCGCCGTCACCGCGTTCGCCGCGATGCCCGGCCTGCTGGCCGCACTCCCCCGCGACGAGGCCCTGGCGCTCCTCGACGCCGACGACGACACCGAGGCCCAGGGCGCAGGATCCGACATCCCCTCGGGCTGGGCCGCTCCCGTCGCGGCCGCGCCCGACCTCCTCCCGCGCCTGGCGTCGCGGGCGAGGCGCACCCGCCGTCGGCGTCTCGGCGTCACGATCGCCGGGGCCGCCGCTGCCGCCGCGCTGGTCGCGGGAGCCATCCTGGTGCCGCCCCTCGTCACCCACCGCTCGCCGACGACGGAGGTGGCGCTCAAGGCCGCGGTGCCGAGCGCCCTCGCCGCGACCGTCGACTTCACGACCGAGCACTGGGGCACCAGCATCCGCATGAACTGCGAGTACTACGGCAAGGGCGAGGGCTCCGGATCCGAGACGGGCGACTCGTGGACGTACGGCCTGTACGTCACCGACCGCAGCGGCACGACGACCCGCGTCTCGACGTGGACCACGGGCCCCGGCTCGGACGTCGTCACGACCGGGTCGATCGACACGTCGCTGTCGCAGCTGACCCGGGTCGAGGTGCGCAGCGAGGCGAGCGGTGCGGTGCTGCTCTCGCGTCGCCTCTAG
- a CDS encoding DUF2510 domain-containing protein: MTDSTGTPLPQPGWYPNPSGEPGYRWWDGRGWTEHVRGPEPQAPLHQHSQAPAAASAPEPQAGPASVPAPASAVEPEPTVAQEPARPSSQATPAADDDRPRYGERIAQPEQPRPAEPGAYGQQTGYGQHTPYGQQTPYGQQTPYGQQTPYGQQTGQGQNGYGQSSGAYGQQSGYGQQTRYGQQTGSDQAQSPYGAQQSPYGAQQSPYGAQPQYGQQNPYAGYGQAPGYPYGRTELPKAPEGARVVDWKIWVIALLPIVSIVVSLITIQNLGPYIEKVMEQAQSGNTTTVSLPGGQGLSQVIDLVLAAITVVLAYFDWRALGRAGVAKPFHWAFAFFTVLNPLASLVYLIGRSVVVHRRSGRGYLPMWVGIAVVAIGIITLVFGAVGVVSGYVSGLN; the protein is encoded by the coding sequence GTGACCGACTCGACCGGAACACCCCTGCCGCAGCCCGGCTGGTACCCCAACCCGTCCGGCGAGCCCGGGTACCGCTGGTGGGACGGCCGAGGCTGGACCGAGCACGTGCGCGGGCCCGAGCCCCAGGCGCCTCTCCACCAGCACTCACAGGCGCCCGCGGCCGCGTCGGCCCCCGAGCCGCAGGCCGGCCCGGCGAGCGTCCCCGCGCCCGCGAGCGCCGTCGAGCCCGAGCCCACGGTGGCGCAGGAGCCCGCGAGGCCCTCCTCGCAGGCAACCCCGGCCGCCGACGACGACCGCCCGCGGTACGGCGAGCGCATCGCACAGCCCGAGCAGCCGCGCCCCGCCGAGCCGGGCGCCTACGGCCAGCAGACCGGATACGGGCAGCACACGCCGTACGGCCAGCAGACGCCGTACGGGCAGCAGACGCCCTACGGCCAGCAGACGCCGTACGGGCAGCAGACCGGCCAGGGGCAGAACGGCTACGGGCAGAGCTCCGGTGCGTACGGGCAGCAGTCCGGCTACGGCCAGCAGACGCGCTACGGCCAGCAGACCGGCTCCGACCAGGCGCAGAGCCCGTACGGCGCCCAGCAGAGCCCCTACGGCGCGCAGCAGTCCCCGTACGGCGCGCAGCCCCAGTACGGCCAGCAGAACCCCTACGCCGGCTACGGGCAGGCTCCCGGCTATCCCTACGGCCGCACGGAGCTGCCCAAGGCGCCCGAGGGCGCGCGCGTCGTCGACTGGAAGATCTGGGTCATCGCGCTCCTGCCGATCGTCTCGATCGTCGTGTCGCTCATCACTATCCAGAACCTCGGCCCGTACATCGAGAAGGTGATGGAGCAGGCCCAGAGCGGCAACACGACGACGGTGAGCCTCCCCGGGGGCCAGGGCCTCTCGCAGGTCATCGACCTGGTTCTCGCCGCGATCACGGTCGTCCTCGCCTACTTCGACTGGCGGGCCCTCGGTCGTGCCGGCGTCGCCAAGCCGTTCCACTGGGCGTTCGCGTTCTTCACCGTGCTGAACCCGCTGGCGTCGCTCGTCTACCTCATCGGCCGCTCGGTCGTGGTGCACCGCCGCTCCGGTCGCGGCTACCTGCCCATGTGGGTCGGCATCGCCGTGGTCGCCATCGGCATCATCACGCTCGTGTTCGGCGCCGTCGGCGTCGTCAGCGGGTACGTCTCCGGGCTCAACTAG
- a CDS encoding helix-turn-helix transcriptional regulator, with the protein MDRAQLADFLRRRREALQPSDVGLGDGARRRTPGLRREEVAMLAGMSVDYVSRLEQQRATQPSEQMLTALTRALRLTLDERDHLYRLAGHNPPDRQGMTDLVHPTLLRILDRLHDTPAMVIDDLGTTLVQNPAAQALLGDDLRFEGLDRSQVHRWFTHPEGRDVYPPEDHDHQSRTQVAALRLAMGRRGAQDPRGRAIVDDLLRRSPEFRTLWELHDVAERVGEDKRIVHPELGLIEVTCQIMTPNDDSQRLLVFTATPGTPSAEKLDLLAVIGRQAFA; encoded by the coding sequence ATGGACCGCGCCCAGCTCGCCGACTTCCTGCGCCGCCGCCGCGAGGCGCTTCAGCCCTCCGACGTCGGCCTCGGCGACGGCGCCCGACGTCGCACCCCCGGCCTCCGCCGCGAAGAGGTGGCCATGCTCGCCGGCATGAGCGTGGACTACGTCTCCCGCCTCGAGCAGCAGCGCGCCACGCAGCCGTCCGAGCAGATGCTGACCGCCCTCACCCGGGCGCTCCGCCTCACCCTCGACGAGCGCGACCACCTCTACCGTCTGGCCGGCCACAACCCGCCCGATCGGCAGGGCATGACGGACCTCGTCCACCCGACGCTCCTCCGGATCCTGGACCGACTGCACGACACCCCGGCGATGGTCATCGACGACCTCGGCACCACCCTCGTGCAGAACCCCGCCGCCCAGGCGCTGCTCGGCGACGACCTCCGCTTCGAGGGCCTCGACCGGAGCCAGGTGCACCGCTGGTTCACGCACCCCGAGGGCCGCGACGTCTACCCGCCCGAAGACCACGACCACCAGAGCCGCACGCAGGTCGCGGCCCTGCGGCTGGCGATGGGCAGGCGAGGGGCGCAGGATCCGCGGGGACGCGCGATCGTGGACGACCTCCTCCGCCGCAGCCCCGAGTTCCGCACCCTGTGGGAGCTCCACGACGTCGCCGAGCGCGTCGGCGAGGACAAGCGGATCGTCCACCCCGAGCTCGGGCTCATCGAGGTGACGTGCCAGATCATGACGCCGAACGACGACTCGCAGCGGCTGCTCGTGTTCACGGCGACCCCGGGCACGCCGTCGGCCGAGAAGCTCGACCTGCTCGCGGTGATCGGGCGGCAGGCATTCGCCTGA
- a CDS encoding glycosyltransferase family 2 protein, whose translation MIALRLERPMSSAQAPEWPGAIWIGTVDAHDVETLAGDTVELAGSAGYTRARLLVRSGRAVRGFVELPVQAALGAGALGAGAEGEQGAGSDGTIGVSALRAQVSSLPSAESPVAPPILPTVTVVVCTRDRADQLRGALASILELDYPAFDVVVVDNAGATDATRVVVETEFADPRVRIVSEPVPGLSRARNTGLLAATGEIVAYTDDDVIVDRDWLTGLVAGFARADDVACVTGLVPSGELRTPVQRFFDDRVSWSRNLRAREFRLSEPPADLPAFPFSVGEYGTGANFALRRDTLLRLGGFDTAFGVGSRTGGGEDLDIFTRVIFSGAALVVEPSALVWHRHRADLGALRAQAVGYGIGLGAWLTKVALSPSMMKVAIGRTPSAVSRLLAKRGGTLEQGPSQAVAGLGAGPQDPAHLASGTDWQQAVSKVGWTELLSVAKGPGRYLRQRWDGTGLIPESDRAAALARR comes from the coding sequence ATGATCGCCCTCCGCCTCGAGCGGCCGATGTCGAGCGCGCAGGCTCCGGAATGGCCCGGCGCCATCTGGATCGGCACCGTCGACGCGCACGACGTCGAGACCCTCGCGGGCGACACCGTCGAGCTGGCGGGCAGCGCGGGCTACACCCGTGCCCGCCTGCTCGTCCGCTCCGGCCGCGCCGTCCGCGGATTCGTCGAGCTGCCCGTCCAGGCGGCACTCGGGGCGGGTGCGCTCGGGGCGGGTGCCGAGGGCGAGCAGGGCGCAGGATCCGACGGCACGATCGGGGTGTCCGCCCTCCGCGCGCAGGTGTCTTCTCTGCCGAGTGCGGAGAGCCCGGTGGCGCCCCCGATCCTGCCGACCGTGACCGTGGTCGTCTGCACCCGCGACCGCGCGGACCAGCTCCGCGGCGCGCTCGCGTCGATCCTGGAGCTCGACTACCCGGCGTTCGACGTCGTGGTCGTCGACAACGCCGGCGCGACCGACGCGACCCGCGTCGTCGTCGAGACCGAGTTCGCCGACCCGCGCGTGCGCATCGTCTCGGAGCCCGTGCCCGGCCTCTCGCGGGCCCGCAACACGGGGCTGCTGGCCGCGACCGGCGAGATCGTGGCCTACACCGACGACGACGTGATCGTCGACCGCGACTGGCTGACCGGCCTCGTCGCAGGCTTCGCACGGGCCGACGACGTCGCCTGCGTCACCGGCCTCGTGCCGTCGGGCGAGCTCCGCACGCCCGTGCAGCGCTTCTTCGACGACCGGGTGAGCTGGTCGCGCAACCTCCGGGCGCGCGAGTTCCGGCTCTCCGAGCCGCCGGCCGACCTTCCGGCCTTCCCGTTCTCGGTGGGCGAGTACGGCACCGGGGCGAACTTCGCCCTGCGCCGCGACACCCTCCTGCGCCTCGGCGGCTTCGACACCGCGTTCGGCGTCGGCAGCCGCACCGGCGGCGGCGAGGACCTCGACATCTTCACCCGCGTGATCTTCTCCGGGGCGGCGCTCGTCGTCGAGCCCTCCGCGCTCGTCTGGCACCGGCACCGTGCCGACCTCGGCGCCCTCCGCGCCCAGGCCGTCGGCTACGGCATCGGCCTCGGCGCCTGGCTCACCAAGGTCGCGCTCAGCCCGTCGATGATGAAGGTCGCCATCGGCCGCACGCCCTCCGCCGTCAGCCGCCTCCTGGCGAAGCGCGGCGGCACGCTTGAGCAGGGGCCGTCGCAGGCCGTTGCCGGGCTCGGAGCCGGGCCGCAGGATCCTGCGCACCTCGCCTCGGGCACCGACTGGCAGCAGGCCGTGTCGAAGGTCGGCTGGACCGAGCTGCTCTCCGTCGCCAAGGGCCCCGGCCGCTACCTCCGGCAGCGGTGGGACGGCACCGGGCTCATCCCCGAGTCCGACCGGGCGGCGGCACTGGCCCGCCGCTGA